The proteins below are encoded in one region of Phyllopteryx taeniolatus isolate TA_2022b chromosome 11, UOR_Ptae_1.2, whole genome shotgun sequence:
- the LOC133485361 gene encoding galactose-specific lectin nattectin-like, with product MAFGPHLLLLLCGISGLLTGTWAFALKTDQYCPPRWTQLDNRCIIFQNEKLTFALAETVCNILGGNLVSIHNNLENEVVRHLILAGAGSFRRSWIGLHDRVKDGEFLWTDGSPFDFNDWANNRPRMNTNQDCTVINFQEAPWNDIECANQRSFVCAKDLKH from the exons ATGGCTTTTGGTCCTCACTTGTTGTTGCTCTTGTGTGGTATCAGTGGACTGTTGACTGGAACT TGGGCTTTTGCTTTAAAGACAG ATCAGTATTGCCCTCCACGCTGGACTCAGTTGGACAACCGCTGTATAATCTttcaaaatgagaaattaaCTTTTGCTCTTGCTGAG ACTGTTTGCAACATTCTTGGTGGAAACCTGGTTTCAATCCACAATAATCTGGAAAATGAAGTAGTTCGCCACCTGATTCTGGCAGGGGCTGGATCTTTTAGGCGTTCTTGGATTGGACTCCATGACCGGGTCAag GATGGAgaatttttatggacagatggcTCACCCTTTGATTTCAATGACTGGGCGAATAACCGGCCAAGAATGAATACAAATCAAGACTGTACAGTGATAAACTTTCAAG AGGCACCCTGGAATGATATTGAGTGTGCTAATCAAAGATCCTTTGTTTGTGCCAAAGATTTGAAACACTAG